A window of Macrotis lagotis isolate mMagLag1 chromosome 1, bilby.v1.9.chrom.fasta, whole genome shotgun sequence genomic DNA:
caaacaaacaaaaaaaaaagaccaagagtGACTTAGAGAAAAATacggcaaaataaataaaagcaataaaaatgaatagaaaggtaaccaactggaaaaaagagattcacattctaaagaaagaaaataagtccttgaaaactagaattgcgCAAGAGGAATCAAATGGCGgtataaaagaacaagaaataattaataagaaaaataaaagagaacatgAAGAATCATATTGGAAAAAAGCAATTTATCAAGTAGAGATGATGGAGAATTACTGAGATTATGtgacaataataaaaagaatttttaaggaCAATCACTCCCAGGTTCTTGAACAGGAGGgtaaagaagtagaaaaagaaactatCATTCACAATCTGAAAGAGATCCTGTAGCAAACCTTATGTGAATGTCATAACCAAGTTTCAAAGATACCAGGGTATGGAGAAAACATTGCAAATGAcaggaaaaaatacaatttaaagacTGTGGAAATATAGCCTGGAATTCACAAGACCCAATATCTTCTACTCTAAAAGATAGTCAgtcttataatattatatttcagaGCAAAAGAGCTGAAGAAAAGTTGAATATATAAtcctgaataaaaaaattagatatctgatgaactaaaaaaaactttcacttaTTTGAACCAAAGGGTCTATAACTCAATGAAAAATTTGGTATAAAATGACCcaggagaaatataaagaaaatactgaagactAACTGTAACATGCACTTTAATGTCAAACTTATTTGTACTATATTACACAAagtcacatatatttataatacatatatatttgtgtatataaatacaagcacattgatatatgtatatattaaaatatttatcagtaTTCTTGAATTTGTAATGATTGCTAAGGTAGTTTGTAAGATAGACTGGACCTGAATTTTGCATTTTGCTATGATTCTTGAAACCAAAATTTTGTAGGAAAAGCACTaagaacttattttatttttaaaatggatagGAAAGAGAGAGCTAGCACAGAACAAGATGGTGGAATTGAAGGACTGGTAACTTTGAAGTCTAACTATCATCCAGATTGAAGAAGAAACAATGTGTACATCTGGAATTATGAAAGAGTCATCTGACCATATAGAGTTGTATGAAAGCTAGAAACAAGATGACAGCAGACTGCAGGTCCACAGGTCAGGTCTGCAAAAATAAGGATTTGGGAGATTAGAGGAACAGGATGGGGGAAGGACTATTTGGAGTGGCTTTTTTTTAGATTGGAATTAGGAGGGCTGGTAGAGCATGGGGATCACATTATTGGTGGAGGGGGGATGGAAAAAGGATTGGGAGGTTtgggaataaaaggaaagtaaGAGTAAGAGAGTAAAAAGACACTAGGAAAGAAAATAGTGAgtaaaaacagtattataaaggTAAATTTAATAATACTATACTTTAACCATAAATGGGATGTTTATAACGGCCCTCAGTGTtcataaagaactgaaaattactGTGAtccccatcaattgaggaacagCTTAAAAAGTTGTGTTGTATATTTGTGTTGAAATactactattctattagaaacgaTGAGGTCAATGATGtcagaaaagcatggaagatATGCACAAAAAGGAGTAAAGAGAGGAAAGCTGTATAAAGtcacagcaatattgttttaagattgactttgagtgactaagacatttttattattatagatacataaattaaaaagtttatgaAAAAGAATCATCCTGAATCTGTCCAAAGAGCTAATAAAGAagtttgtataaaatattttgagtacatgtgtgtgtgcacacatgtattttttatataaaaacacatatatctgtatatagtcaaatttatatgaatgtatatatgaatatatgcatggTCAGTGAAGGCTGGCAAAGGAGCCAGTGCTGTGTCTCAACTCCTATTACACAATCTCCCATGAACTGTGTTTACTGTTAACAATTACCTTGTGTCTGTGCAAACTCTACTAGGCTCATTCAATgcaaatattgatttttatactGTTCTCACCTCAACAGTAAGAAAAGACACCACGTTTCATTGATATATACCTATTTGAGTCTAATAATAGCAGTCATCAATTGAACAGGTTTGTCAGAGAgaagacaaataagaaaaaaagtcatatattttgaaaggaaaatcaaGTTTAGCATGATTAATTTGCAAGtttctatttaatatattatattatggaaaggtttgttttgttttacaaagtaaatataaaaacacTTTCAAAAAAGTGATACTGATTATGATATGAACCAATCAATCCTTCATTTGCTCAGAGAATGTTTTTCTACTGAATTAAATGTGTTTGcatattttacacatattttaCCCAAATTTCCATTAGTATCTTCTCACTTAATGGCATTAGAAAATAGTTCTTGCTAACCAGGCATTAGGAAAGGTCAGGCTTTGAAAGACTGGTCAGATTCTTGATTGCCTATTAAGCTGAAATATCAACTAGGAAAGGAACATTAAGGTCCCACTGTACCTATAAGCCAATATGATTTTTTCATCACTTCAGTCAATGAATAGATTATCTCAAGGACTCAGTTAATTCAGGTAATTCATTTGATTGATTTCCTCGTATTGCAACTTGATGCCCCAATgattttcctttccagttttcattttattgcaACTTATTCCATGCTGGGCTTTGTATTTATACAATCTGCTTCCTATTCTACAATATGTCTTTTGCACTTTAGGTGAAAAAGTGAAATGATGCAcctggggaaggaaaagaatcaGACTTTTGGAAAAGATTTCATCCTATTAGGATTATTGGATCCAAACCACTATGGATTGCTTTTCTTAACACTTATTCTCatcatgtttgtggtggcaattaTGGGAAACACATTCTTGATTCTTCTTATTCGCATTGAAATCCGCCTCCACACTCCAATGTACTTCCTTCTCAGCCAGCTCTCCTTGATGGATATCTTGCACATCTCCAACATCATTCCCAAGATGGCCAGTGATTTCATATCTGGCAGAAAAACAATCACATTTGCAGGTTGTGGGATCCAAATCTTCCTCTATATGAGTTTTTCAGGCGCCGAGTGCCTTATTCTCACAGCCATGTGCTATGATCGCTATGTAGCCATCTGCCACCCATTGCGGTACCCCATCCTCATGAGTCATCATATCAGTGTCATTCTGGCTGCTGGATGCTGGCTTGGGGGAACAATCAACTCTACAATCCATACCATTTATGTACTGCTTCTCCCTTTCTGTGGTACCAGAGCCATTGACCACTTTTTCTGTGAAGTTCCAGCCATGTTGAAACTCTCTTGTGTTGACACATCACGGTATGAAGGAGGACTCAACGTGAGTGGTGCAATCTTCCTGCTAATTCCCCTTTCCATCATCCTTGCCTCTTATGGTCAGATTCTCCGAACTGTGCTTCATATTAAATCAGTGGAGGCACAGAAAAAAGCCTTCTCCACCTGTTCCTCCCACTTAGCTGTGGTTATCATTTACTATGggtcatttatttttacatacatGAGGCCAAAGTCCTATCACACTCCTGGTCAGGACAAAGTCTTAGCCATTTCATATACCATTCTCACTCCCATGCTGAATCCTATTATCTACAGCTTCAGAAATAAAGATGTCTTATATGCTCTGAAGAAGGTTTTAGGAAAGACCCTTattcacaaaaatgaaaatttatttaaaattagacTGAATGCTCATGCATGATCTATTGTATATGTGTGGAAAATATCCCAAATAGCATTCATGAAATTATGGGAGAAGGGGATTGATACCAAAAATACtgttttcattatctttaaaTATACTCCAAAATCAACACAACCCATTCAAATATTTGCCTCTCCAAGGAAAATCTATATGCCATTGTATCTAtctgttgaatttattttaagaattctGGTTTGATTTATAACAAGAATGTTAGTATTTATTCATCTTTCAGCTTGCCCATTAGACAACCATCTTCTAAGTAGAGGACAGGACAGAGAGCAAATCTTAAGATAATATTTACAGAGGATTCAAAATTTCTCTGATTTATGctccaaatcattcattttcatgTATGCATTACAAATAATGTCAAACTGCATGTTCTTGGTAGCAAACTTAAACTTTGTCAGTGAATTTCTCACTCTCCAACTATGTGGATTCCAACTTCTCCATGTTTTGCAGGTCTTACTCTAAGACAGCAAACAGCTCAACAAACACACCTATCCATACAAACACATAAACATATTTAGATTTCTGCTCTCCACTgacaaaagaaaatagttttatcaCAAATATATAGGAAGATCATTCTGTTGGTGCATTGCTGATTATCTTGGCTTTTCCCTTTGAAGCACTGAATAAAATTCACTAGCATTCTGGATTATTGGTTGCTATGTGAGTTCCCCTCTCTAGTGATAAAGAATAGAATCATTCCATAACTTTTCACtcagtgaatatttttgtacatgctgcttcataaatatttcataatctATACCAAGTTGTAAAACACTttgaactaaatatatatatgcttatatatataaaatatatatctatatgtatttatgatattaatttatcctttaaccTATCAAActtctacttttcatttttcctcattttccaccTACCTCTTATTCAGTTGTCTATCAAATTGAACATGAAATCCTTGGCAGTATCCACTGTCCTaacatttcaatatttattcttagTGCATTGGTACACAGTAAGTACTGTATTTGTGAATCCTCCATTTATCATTTCACTATTTGCATTTGACTCGAATCATTGCCATCACTGATTACCTTCACTCCTATACACATTCtgctgaacaaaaataaaaagaaagcatgTAACTGTCCTGAATGGGGCAACTACACATTAAAAATTCACAA
This region includes:
- the LOC141509785 gene encoding olfactory receptor 2AJ1-like, whose translation is MHLGKEKNQTFGKDFILLGLLDPNHYGLLFLTLILIMFVVAIMGNTFLILLIRIEIRLHTPMYFLLSQLSLMDILHISNIIPKMASDFISGRKTITFAGCGIQIFLYMSFSGAECLILTAMCYDRYVAICHPLRYPILMSHHISVILAAGCWLGGTINSTIHTIYVLLLPFCGTRAIDHFFCEVPAMLKLSCVDTSRYEGGLNVSGAIFLLIPLSIILASYGQILRTVLHIKSVEAQKKAFSTCSSHLAVVIIYYGSFIFTYMRPKSYHTPGQDKVLAISYTILTPMLNPIIYSFRNKDVLYALKKVLGKTLIHKNENLFKIRLNAHA